TTGTCATTTTGTATGGGCTCCATTCCCACAGTATATTTGTTCCACTCGGATCATTTTAGCTGTTTAGATAATCATGTTCTTTTGCATCAAGTTTTGTTGCAGTAGGGTGAGTCATGTTACAACTATTCTGAGTTGATATGACTCAATTTGTATAATAAAAGTTCATGAATTCATTGAATAGTTGAAGCAACTAAAAATGCCAGAATGGAGAAATGGTAACAATATGTATGGTAAAAGTTCATGGAATAAATTGAAAGTGTTTGTGTGTGCGCGTTTTGAATGAGTAAGATGCAAAGAGTGCATTATTTTTGTTTCCATGTTGGTATGCTGCACTGCTTCGTACGATTTTCATGAATAGTCAAGTATCTGTCCTTAACTACTAATAGACCAAGCTAGCCTTATTATGTTCGTCCTGTAAATTCTTATCCaatttatttttgctttccTGACTTCAAGATAAGAAGCTTTTATTCACTTGCTGTTAATGGTTGTTTGCAAAATCAAATATCTATGCATCAAGGGTTTTGCTATATTTTGAAATATAGTagaaattttagtttaattttctaATTTCATTCTCTGGCCAATCTTCTATAAGGAGAAGTAATCGTTGTATCATTTGATGTGATTCATGTCTTCTTAATTTCAAAGAAGTGAcatgttattttctttatgtGGTCTTATTTCACTGGATACCGGGCCTTTTTCATGGTACTGAAACAAATAATATGAGTGATGCAGGAATGCATTATTTGGTGGTGCTCGCCCACGAGAACTGGTGAgtggttttatttaatttataatttggAATCTTTGTTGCATCTTCATGCTGATGTGATATCATATGCTCTTAATGCTTTTACATttggtttctttctctctgtgtgtgttttatttttttatttttttatttttatttttttttttgggggggggggggggggggggggtgatatTTATACATGGTTACTAAGTGTTCGAAAAATATTGTTCTCTCTTGTTCCTCTCCCCTTTTACCTCCacacatttttctatttaatattCCGGATGGGTACCATTTATTTCTATTGTTCtcccttttttcttctattattcAGTGGCTTCATGTTCCCATCTAGACAGTATTGCTGATCATCTTCTCAGGTTCTGAAGGAGCGAGGTCTAGATGATGTTGGGATCAACCATGACTTGGTTCAACAATCTGATAGGCAGTAATTTTCTATTCTTTCTTATATTGTTTTATTACAAATCGCTTTGTTGCCTACGCATTAccatttaaattataaattaattctTAAAGAGCACTTATTGTTTTGTGAAGGATTGAACATAATGTTCCCGGGACTGAAAGAGTTCATGGGCATGCAAGTCCTGTACATTACAGTGAAAAAACGGAGAATCCTCTTGTTGATCAAAGGACTGGAAAGAGATTTGAGAGGAAAGATCAGCGGCAAGACACCGAGAGAGTTGATATGCAGTGGAGGAACTGGCGTAATGAGAGCAGGAGGAATAACAGAGAGCCTGAGAAGCAGCAGCAGCAGGTGGAGAGGCCACCTTCACCAGAGACTTGGCGCAAACCTGTAGAGCAGCCGAAACCAGCCTCCCCTGACTCTGGTGGTCTGCGCTATGGGAAAGCAGCTTCAGCCGTTGAGCTGGCCCAAGCATACTCTAGATCAGTCTCAGATCCAAAGATAGCGGATCCCTTTTCAGTCCAAAGGGGCCTTCCTGGCCGGACCCAAATGCCATTTTCACGGCTGATGGGTCCAACCCCAAGGCCTCAGATTAATGGTTACTGAATATTTGAGTGGTTTGGTTGGCAATTGATGATCATTGTGGTAAGAAGAATGCGTGGTGATATGTGCAAGCTGTGAAAGGACTTAGCCGTTCACCAGTGATGCTTCCTGCACCTGATTCTTTTTTCAGTTTCCTCGAGAAAATGATTGTcatacaaaaataattacaatatGTACCCCATGGGTGCCATATTCTCATTACAACTAGGCTTCTTATTTTTACTACGTtttgtttctttcctttttctcctttgaCAAACTGTATTCCTCATCTTTTTAGAGGAGAAAGGGTTCTGTTgccttttttatttgagagttgAGGGCACTGTAGCATGGGTTTACTATTTGCATTCATTGTATTCGTAGTAATACCCTATATGGATGACGGATCTTCTAAAccatgaaatggagaggatcttatTCCCTATGGACTAATGATTCGGCCTTATCATTCGATGAGatcattttttggttttttgtttttggcaggTCAATGAGAGTGGTTGAAATTGGCTtaattcaattaatatttttttactaatgGTTGTCCAAATTATGTTACAAGTTTAGGATCATAcaaaggttatatatatatatatatatatttatatatatatcaatgagaGTGGTTGAAATTGGCTtaattcaattaatattttcttaCCAATGGTTGTCTATATTATGTTTCAAGTTCAGGATCATACtaaggttttatatatatatatatttaaaaaaaggtaTATTGCTTTAGTGATGGTTTTGGCTAATATGTTAGGTAAATCTTAGGAAAAGCTCCTTCCTAGAAATACGGGAAGTACAGGTGGCATGATAATTTGTGTTTGCATGTCGAATTCGAGTCATGTTGAAGCATGGATATAcgattatataggttaatttaaattctactcattTAATTTAACATGTCAAATTCTTTGACCATAattctctaattttgtattggatgCTTGTGGAGTTTTCATGTAATGTAAAAAAATTGCTTGTTATTATGTCGTATGTCGGGTTTGTGTCATATCGAAGTATGAATGACTATATAGATTAATCCTAActcgaccaatttaattaaacgggttagacTCTTCAACCCTAACATTTTAATTTTGTGATAGACTTGTGACAAATTCGTAGgtcgtatcaaaaattgtcagcctTACTTGAAAGGCCCAAATACGGTCTTGATTCCTTGacatacagaaaaaaaaaaaaaaaaaatgataataccAGTATACTAAATGAGAGGAGTGGATGAAATTTAGTGcctcttgcaatttttttttttttttttatttgttgctaATTCGCTCTTGGTTTGGTTATTCCCTACCACATACACATTggtttcttaattatttttaaaattatatatcatCCCATCAATTATATATTATACCATACGcgttttttcaaaaagaaaaccagCAGACTTGATGGGATTGCAAAGTCACGTCAACCTTCGGTGCTTTGAAGATTGAACAAGTCCATTACTCCTCTTTATAAATGAAAATCACCGGAAtggcaatatatacatataagaaTCTTTCCAACTTACAGACTACAGAGTGAGGAACACCGAACGCAGAAGATGTGTTGTTTAAGATTATTCTTAtccttgttcttctttctcGTACTGATACACCCTGCTACTCGCACCGTTGCTCAGCACTGCTATAATGAAAACGGTAACTACACCAGTAACAGTACCTACGGGGGAAACCTCAAAAGCGTCCTGGCCTCCATGTCTTCCAACACCGAAATTCATTACGGATTTTACAATTTCTCCGCCGGAGAATACCCTGACAAAGTAAACGCGATTGCACTTTGTAGAGGAGACATTTCGCCGGAAGAATGCCGTAGTTGTGTCAACGCGACAAGTCACGATCTTTTAAAGGCTTGTCCCAACCAGAAGGAGGCAATCACGTGGCCCGATAAATGTATGCTACGATACTCAAACAGAGATATATTTGGCGTTATGGAATCTCAGCCTTCATTTGCCTTTTTCCGCACCGGAAACGTCTCAGACGTAGAAGGGTTCAACGGGGTGCTAAGACCCTTGTTAAAAAGACTAAGAAACGGCGCCGCATCAGGAAATTCTACTCGCAAGTTTGCTCTGGGAAGCGATTTTGCCCCTAACTTCCAAACCATATATGCACTTGTGGAGTGCACTCCTGATTTGGACCAGCTGGGTTGCAACAACTGCCTGTTGACGGCTGAGGGTTTTATTATAGATGGAAAGCTGGGAGGGAAATATGTGACACCTAGCTGTGATTTAAGGTATGAGATATACGCTTTCTATGACCCTACAGCTGAGGCACCGCCGCCATCGCCAGTGCCACCGCTACCGCTACCGCCAGTGCTACCAGCATCCCCCCCACCGGTACTACCGCCTCCACCTGCACAAGGTATGGTACAAATGCTTCATGCCTTAGAAGTTGAGTAtctcatttctttattttcgtGCCATAAAATTATTTAAGTTTCTCCATAAGTTCATGATAAAATTCTTGAGattttaactattatttaagaaataaaatagtttaaatctCGAGGAAGGTGACTTCTTTTCGGTCTTCGGCACGGCATCTCAGCATTATTAATTGTAAGTAGTGCCCACAGCTAACTACCTTTACGACCCCATAAATATGCATAAACTGACGTAGTCTCTGCCGAGCAAAGATATCTATCCCGCGAGGTTGGCATCCTTTCAAATTATCTgcttaaatttaaaagaatttggatatataaataattgaattagaaaaaattcAGAAATATAGGtaattgaatttgaaagaatttgagCATACAGGTGATTGTCGTAattcacctgaccaaataaaaattaggctaTTGAACCACTTATTCGGTCAGATAAATTCATAAGTGgtttctcacaatcacctattcaaattcggataaataattttagagaattCTAATCCGTGATATCCATGTTTAACTAAAGGAGCCAACAAGTAATTAGGTTGTTTCAACACGTACGTACATATGATCTGAAGCTGGTTTTGAACTAGATGACACATCATTCAAAATTGGAGCCAAAATATTATCACCAAATACAAGTTTTATTTCAAATGCACATTCTTATTTAGAGCATTCTTaatggtttatttacatccttGTCTAAAatataatcttttttattttaactaaccacttttcaaaaataacatccaaagtctttttttttttttttttctatttcattataataatattttaattttctttttaatttattatcgtTAAAACCCCATCTCCACTAAAAAAACACCAAACACCAGCACAAATAAATCAGTTCGATCTCCAattgaaaataacaaaagtagagTCCTGGTGTTTGCAGGGAAGAAAAGTAACTCATCTCCATCTGCGATTGTTATAGTCGTGACAACTGTTATATCTGCTGTACTAATCATCTGCATCGGCATCTGCTACTTTTATTTAAGAGTGAGGAAGGAAGGGAAGAAAGTAGAAAGTAAGTCAGAAATTGATTTATCTTTCGTTGTTGCCAATTATGATATCCTtgacataaaaattaaaaaatgtttagaCAATTTGTGTTTAGTGATCGATGTACCTCACCTTTAAATAATGctgaaaataattatagagttATTGTTCAAACTCAAAACCTCAGTTTTGATATCACGTTAAATTATGACttgttccaaaagcttaaaatgatgaatttaatattttaaaattctaTATACATAAAACATGACATTTATTTGGAGATTGTTATAAAACAAAACCATCTGCCATCAGTTATTAAATCAGTAATTCTAGATGTTATGGTGGCTAATTGAAATATGAGTGTTCAAGATAACTTCTATTAaggtattaattaaatacataaattCATATCTTTTTAACGGTTTATGTTTTTtggataattgatgatttaacatggtattagaaaATAGGTAATGGGTTTAAATCCTGACTCTCACAGTTTTACACacattccaattaaaatattcaaTGGGAATCACACacgtttaagcttttgggataattgatgatttagtAACTTTTAACAAACCAAATTGAACAATATTACATTAGAAGACAAATATTGTTTTGTTTAGAGTATGGGAACACTGGATTTcagtaataaattttttagaacCCCTTGTTATATGCACATAATAGCATTTGCCTTAGTCTTCTAGGCAGTGCATTAATCTAATTCAACTGTATTCAGTAGTTGTTTCAGGTGAAGCCGAAGATGAAATTAGTAGTGCTGAATCGCTGCAATTTGACTTTGGCACAATTAAAGTTGCTACAGCAAACTTTTCAAATGCAAATAAACTTGGACAAGGTGGATTTGGCGCTGTTTACAAGGTGAATTAGAAAAGTATATTATTTTTGTGGGTCATAATATTTTAAATCAAGCATTAATTATAAACTTGAGGTTTacaaatgctatatatatttccCTTTTTCAGGGTAGACTCCCAAATGGACAAGAAATAGCTGTAAAGAGGTTGCTCAAACCTTCTGGCCAAAGAAATCTTGAATTTAAGAATGAAGTTGTGTTAGTGGCTAGGCTTCAACATCGGAATTTGGTAAGGCTCATAGGATTCTGCTTGGAAGGAAATGAAAGGCTTCTAATCTATGAGTTTATGCCTAATTCAAGCCTCGATAAATTCATATTTGGTATGGTTGCACTTCTATTTACTTAAATGTTAGAATCTATTCATGATAATTTTCTAATTGAAATGTCTAGTCCGCCACATATTTTGGTTTAAAAGATCGAATCATATGCTTTAATGAATATGTAGATCCAATCAAGCGTGCAGTTCTGGATTGGGAAAGACGCTATAAAATTATAGAAGGCATTGCTCGAGGGATTCTTTACCTTCATGAAGATTCTCAACTTCGTATTATTCATCGCGATCTAAAAGCTGGAAATATTTTATTAGATGCAGATATGAATCCTAAAATTTCAGATTTCGGCACAGCAAGATTGTTTATGTTAGATCAAACTCAAGGCAATACGAAGAAAGTTATGGGCACCTAGTAAGTATATCCATGTAGGTTTAGAGCAAATAATTATCAATAGCATGCTATGTGTCAGTAACACTAATATTTACTCCGTGTCATAAAAATATGGAAGCCATTGAATTCGTCTCCcataaataagatgaaattaaagaaattttaaaatataaatatgaaaaactaTATTATCATTCAATCTAAACTGATATTGTTGATGTTTATATGTAGTGGATATATGCCCCCAGAATATGTCATACACGGACGGTTTTCAGTCAAATCCGATGtgtttagttttggtgttttagttttGGAGATAGTGAGTGGGACAAAAATAAGTTCTTTTCGAAAGGGAGAGGATGAAGAAGGCCTTCTTAGTTATGTAAGTACAATTATCTTtgtgtatatttcttttttgcttCAAAAGTGGCACTTGATATTGAGAAAGTAAACTAATGTTATCTCTGATATTGTTTACCCACGTAATTATCTATCTTGCAGGCATGGAAAAATTGGAGGGAAGGGACAACTTCAAATCTCATAGATCCCACGTTGAGGTCCAGTTCAACAACAGAAATATTGAGATGCATCCACATTGGGTTATTATGTGTTCAAGAGAATGTAGCTAACAGACCAACAATGGCTTCGGTCCTCCTTATGCTTAATGACGACTCTATCACTCTTTCAGTACCAAAAAAACCTGCATTTCTTATGGATAAAAGCACTATATCAAACATGTCAGCTCGAAGGGAGCAAAATACTAGGGCAATACGGTCAGATCAATCAAGAAGCAGATTTGTTGAAGTCTCGGCAAATGAGGCTTCATTTACTAAGCCATATCCTCGCTAAAATAAACCAAGAGTTATATATTTTAGAAGATAAAATATATTGTTGTTAATGATATATTCaatgatttctttcatttaatttcaatttcatgACAATGGTGATTCATTTTGTTATGGGAAATATGTTAAGACATGATTAAACTAAAAGCCCTCTAGGTACATGTTCTAGGGGAGGAGTGGTTCATATGTGTTATGATTCTAAGTGTCACACATTGATTTAAGTGTAATCTTAACTATGTATATATAAGCTCTTAGGCACGCTCATTTTGCAAGCCGGTTTTTAAAGGTAGGTTCTACCTAAAGTTCATAttatttggtattagagctgcTACCACGTGGAGTATGGAATCAAGATTAGCTCGTTAAGTATGAGATCATATGGGTTTTGGAAATAATATGTTTCTTAAGTAAAAtctatttattttgaatgaTGCATATACTAGGTTTGGCTATCTCACGTATTTTTCATGCAATAGATTGGTTCATGATCTCATATATGGATATGAAAATGGCTAGCACTATATGGATTTGACCATTTAAATGAAAGTAACATAATCACTcttttatttgttcaaattggTTTTTCCATATCTAAGCAAGACTATCATAAATAGGTTTAAGCATAAACTTATAAACATAAAATGATGAACTttgaaagatgaaaaatagGCTACTTACAACGGTGTGATTTTAAGCATGAGAAAGACTTGATGAGGCTCTTCTCTTGCCAAATAGTATGGTATGTTATGGAGGAGTTAATTTTAGAAGCTTGGGTGTTGGAAAGGGTTGAGAGAAAGCCTAGGGAGCGTTAAGAGAGTGAAAACATGATTTAAGGGTTTGGAGAATGCGACGTAGCGTAAGCATGGGATAAACAGTGAAAGAGAAACTTCGTTCTTAAACACAAGATAATCAACTCGCAAGTTGATAGAGAGGGGAAAACCCAAGtttcaaaatattaataataattaacaatcCCTTTCTTACATTGTCTTCCTATTTTTAGCGAAGCCCTAAAGGCTTGTaaaggattaaaataaaaataaaagatagcaTCAAATCTTCCTTAATGATAGGCCAGAGATTTGATGGACATGGTACTCCCATGATTTAAGGAAAAGCACGACAAGgcttttaacaaaaagaaaagatggaaAGTCAACAAAGTCTTCATGATTTCCGCACAAGATCCTCCAGGAAATCCACCCGCATGCCAATTGTCCGTGACAGTCTTCGACTTATCTTCACCACGAGGGGTCTCAGTTATTTGCCGAGTATGACTGAGATGTGACTCGGTCATTTGCCAAGTGGAGCCGAGATGGGTCTCGGCTATTCGCAGAGGCAGCTTCCAACATATCTCGGCTATTTGGCGAtagtatttgatgagtgcaaaatattttatatttggaccccttaatttgcatttgttattttctaatatttttggttagttttggtgtcttagtgttttgcaggtcaatGAGAGAAAATGATGCAAAGACgcgaaaaaaaattgtagcttGGCTCACTTTCATTGTGATTAATTTGAACCGTTATTGACTTTTATAATAACTAATGAGACGGTTGAGATAAAATGTGGAgagaaatgtatatatatattatagaaaagACAAAGTTGAAGGAGTGCAGGAGTgcgttgcttttttttttttttttttcctccataaTTGTAGcatcaagaaaagaaagggattTCATTTCCTTAAGAGATACGATCTGGTCAGCACATTAAATGCAAGGGTGCCCTTTCACGTGATCCTTTTTTAAGGAAATGGCAGCGCACGACACTTGCAAGCAGAAATTGCGAAAAGTGAAGGACGGAGGTGCTTTCCTAACCCTGTCAGCACTTTGagatttgtatttttagtttaaaacgAAAAGCGTGTTGAGTGCCAAAAATGCGAGGTTTTGCAATATATATAACCCTGTAGCACTGAAGAAAAGTGTGGagagtggggggggggggggggggggggggggcgtgaATGGAGGCTCTGCCTTCACTTTCTCTCCTTCTCTTTCCTCCTAgtttgttttgttcttcttttgtaAAACTGTGATGATGAAGCCTCACCTTTGAATGacaataatattttcatgtaagtttatattatttgattttatgcgttttgatttctaattgttttacttcaaatcaatttttgagatgattcttggatatttattgtaatttacggatacatgtgatgatttgagatagtctcatttaatttattgcttggtttttatatatgaaaacgttggatatttagtgtgtttcgttctacggatacatttgatgatttggttaaaaccggatatcttttgtaatttgtgcaaataacagattcattgaatgatttaattaatttttgaagcatagtaggatatacataagatttgtatggcgAGATCTTCgaatatgtattgatgaacatgataaTATTTTGCTATGATTTGGCGGGTGAGGATTCCATAACCttaatacattttcttttgctttattttattttattttatttatgttttcttttatttattaaaacccaaaaaaattggaactaggttaaaatgtgATTAATTTgattagagattaattttcataaTACAATTATATGTGtaatcgacctcgcacttgccaaatcctttattgcaa
This DNA window, taken from Alnus glutinosa chromosome 5, dhAlnGlut1.1, whole genome shotgun sequence, encodes the following:
- the LOC133868848 gene encoding cysteine-rich receptor-like protein kinase 10, with the protein product MCFSRLLFFICFILIHPVTPTVAQHVCSSGGNYPRNSTYGENLKSVLATMSSNTEIDYGFYNFSIGEYPDKVNAIALCRGDNSPEECRSCVNATSHDLLRNCPNQKEAITWPDIIICMVRYSNRDIFGVMESQPAFLAYATQNASDVEGFNQALRTLLDGLRSRDSSGNSTRKFAAGSAPASASFQTIYALAQCTPDLEELECNNCLLATMGLIHAGMVGGRYGTPSCGLWYEISAFFDLRLLEETPPPPSPVPLASPPLLLPPPPTQGIVLMLHVLKERGLDDVGINHDLVQQSDRQIEHNVPGTERVHGHASPVHYSEKTENPLVDQRTGKRFERKDQRQDTERVDMQWRNWRNESRRNNREPEKQQQQVERPPSPETWRKPVEQPKPASPDSGGLRYGKAASAVELAQAYSRSVSDPKIADPFSVQRGLPGRTQMPFSRLMGPTPRIFPTYRLQSEEHRTQKMCCLRLFLSLFFFLVLIHPATRTVAQHCYNENGNYTSNSTYGGNLKSVLASMSSNTEIHYGFYNFSAGEYPDKVNAIALCRGDISPEECRSCVNATSHDLLKACPNQKEAITWPDKCMLRYSNRDIFGVMESQPSFAFFRTGNVSDVEGFNGVLRPLLKRLRNGAASGNSTRKFALGSDFAPNFQTIYALVECTPDLDQLGCNNCLLTAEGFIIDGKLGGKYVTPSCDLRYEIYAFYDPTAEAPPPSPVPPVLVFAGKKSNSSPSAIVIVVTTVISAVLIICIGICYFYLRVRKEGKKVESEAEDEISSAESLQFDFGTIKVATANFSNANKLGQGGFGAVYKGRLPNGQEIAVKRLLKPSGQRNLEFKNEVVLVARLQHRNLVRLIGFCLEGNERLLIYEFMPNSSLDKFIFDPIKRAVLDWERRYKIIEGIARGILYLHEDSQLRIIHRDLKAGNILLDADMNPKISDFGTARLFMLDQTQGNTKKVMGTYGYMPPEYVIHGRFSVKSDVFSFGVLVLEIVSGTKISSFRKGEDEEGLLSYAWKNWREGTTSNLIDPTLRSSSTTEILRCIHIGLLCVQENVANRPTMASVLLMLNDDSITLSVPKKPAFLMDKSTISNMSARREQNTRAIRSDQSRSRFVEVSANEASFTKPYPR